A region of Micromonospora chokoriensis DNA encodes the following proteins:
- a CDS encoding ABC transporter substrate-binding protein, translating into MRQRAIWSAVFVVGLALTGCGSASDSGSSKSSEGKLVVWDWKSGEPFAKSYLDKAKADFKKKHADVEVEFVAQPFDQYYTLLGAAIQSGKGPDVMMFNGGGQIRDRVDALVPITDYVAEDKQRLAGWEAFTKDGKVYGGPVTLQGYPIYYNKDIYRKAGLDPASPATTWDKFVADCAAVTKAGSRCFALGNKEGVGIQFWLSSMGSVTLTAAEYDAWITGKRDWNSPNVKRVFELWKETGDKKMNTDGANSTAMFNDSFAAFQSGKAAHVMGLMSDVGHWKSFNEFLTPEKLGVMKPPVVTAGTTPSLPYDGGIGYAVAKWTKDPKVAADLVRSLTSAEALKAFYADAGAIAADVTIDVSQAGPAASTIVSELKTGKPALHVALSSKTIDLMGRLSQQLLSGSITVDEVVKQLAASDQAG; encoded by the coding sequence ATGAGACAGCGCGCAATATGGTCGGCCGTCTTCGTTGTTGGACTGGCCCTGACCGGCTGTGGAAGTGCTAGCGACTCGGGCTCCTCCAAGAGCTCCGAGGGCAAGTTGGTGGTGTGGGACTGGAAGTCAGGCGAGCCGTTCGCCAAATCGTATCTGGACAAGGCGAAGGCCGACTTCAAGAAGAAGCACGCGGACGTCGAGGTCGAGTTCGTCGCGCAGCCCTTTGATCAGTACTACACGCTGCTCGGTGCGGCGATCCAGTCCGGCAAGGGGCCGGACGTCATGATGTTCAACGGCGGCGGCCAGATCCGCGACCGGGTGGACGCGCTGGTGCCGATCACCGACTACGTGGCCGAGGACAAGCAGCGGCTGGCCGGTTGGGAGGCGTTCACCAAGGACGGCAAGGTCTACGGCGGTCCGGTGACGCTGCAGGGCTACCCGATCTACTACAACAAGGACATCTACCGGAAGGCCGGCCTCGACCCGGCCAGCCCGGCCACCACCTGGGACAAGTTCGTCGCGGACTGCGCCGCCGTCACCAAGGCCGGCTCCCGGTGCTTCGCCCTCGGCAACAAGGAGGGTGTCGGCATCCAGTTCTGGCTCTCCAGCATGGGGTCGGTGACGCTCACCGCCGCTGAGTACGACGCCTGGATCACCGGCAAGCGCGACTGGAACTCGCCCAACGTGAAGCGGGTCTTCGAGCTCTGGAAGGAGACCGGGGACAAGAAGATGAACACCGACGGGGCCAACTCGACGGCGATGTTCAACGACTCCTTCGCGGCCTTCCAGTCCGGCAAGGCCGCCCACGTCATGGGCCTCATGTCGGACGTCGGGCACTGGAAGTCCTTCAACGAGTTCCTCACCCCGGAGAAGCTCGGCGTCATGAAGCCCCCGGTCGTCACCGCCGGCACCACGCCGAGCCTGCCGTACGACGGTGGCATCGGCTACGCCGTCGCCAAGTGGACGAAGGACCCGAAGGTGGCCGCCGACCTGGTGCGCTCCCTGACCTCGGCCGAGGCGTTGAAGGCGTTCTACGCCGACGCCGGCGCGATCGCCGCCGACGTCACGATCGACGTGTCGCAGGCCGGTCCGGCCGCCTCCACCATCGTCAGCGAGCTGAAGACCGGTAAGCCGGCTCTGCACGTCGCGCTCTCCTCGAAGACGATCGACCTGATGGGGCGCCTCTCCCAGCAGCTGCTCAGCGGTTCGATCACCGTCGAC